Below is a window of Ornithodoros turicata isolate Travis chromosome 7, ASM3712646v1, whole genome shotgun sequence DNA.
aagtgatgatgacatgggatgcttCCCCGCAAGACCCTACCCAGTAAatccaagagatgaacgtattttgtcAGTAATGATAATtcctggctttacgtcgcgagacaactatgatcacgaGCGACGTCGCAGTGGTCGGTCTGGAGATATtagttttgcccacctgagggttgtttaacgtgcgctgaaatatcaacacacggcacaccgtatttcaCGTCCTTCGCGGCAGACGgcgtgtcaaagcaacttgtactCTATGCCACCAAATCGCTGACGTCCTCGGCCGcgttcgaacccacaaccttgcGATCggtaggcgaacacgctactAGCTGAGACACCGAGgcttttatattttgccagtGTAAATGATactcttaaaacggaacttcaccggaTAGCAGGCTCCCTGCCAACAATCATCCGGGATAACATCGTGCCGCTTATAATGTAATActaattacaaaaaaaaaaaaaggcgtagcGCTTTCCACAAACGATAATGGTAACgaagtgataacggtatcattgtGTGCAAAATATGGTAGGCCTTCAGTAAAGCTTACTGCTCCGACAGAAAGAATGCAGCTCGGTTCATGCCAAAGCCCTATAGGTCGAACCATGTTAAGTTATTTGCCCTGCACGGCAGAACAATCTAGATGTATACACCGGCTGAGAGTCAGTCTTGGCCCCGGTGTCGTTATCACATCTTTGGGAGTGCTCAGCAGTGCGAGGCCTCCAGTGCAAATCTACGTATTTTACTGCAAATTATATTGGATAGACCTACTTACCAAGGTCGAAATAAGTTACAAAACGACCCACAGGAACTGCAGTcgcgttgtttacaaacaaacGGTTTGATCATCGATCATGGGCATGGCCATGTTTATGGTCACGTGTGTGTGTCCATGTTCGCAATGGCGTGTGACCAGGTGTTGCCCAGAAAGCATGGTGTACGCCTATCATCTATAGAGCGAAGTGTTGTAGGTCAGCCCAGCGGTTATCATGCTGCGCGGGAGGCACACACGGCCTTCCTTAGGTTGCACCCCAAGCCGAGACGAAACGTCACTTTCGTCACTACATGGCATCAATATTTCATTGCAGAGGAAGGACACAATGATTAGAGTGATTATGTAACCCCTAAacaacgatgatgatgatgatgatagaacGAAGCTAGAGTTGTCGCACGCTTACATACGTTTCATTAAACAATCTTTGTGGTGAATAATGCTGAGTACATTCGCTAGTACTTATCCAGGTTGCGCCCTACAAATAGCAAGTCACGCAAtgtgtccgtccgtccgtgacTGTTTCCTGTGGAGCCTGCTTCCCCTGCACTAGCATAGTGTACGCAGCAGAATCAAATGAGCAATATGTCTTTTCCCGACCTTCTTCGCAAGCGGACATAATGTTACTCATCCGTTGTAACGGAGAGTGACCATAGTGAAGTGGGTCCTTAGGGCTTACTCAGATTCACACATTGTGAAAACAGTACCGAGTTACGATTACAAGTAAAGGAGGACAAAGTAGAGCGACCAAGGCAGCAGCGCCTAAATGAAGAGGCCAAGATCTGACCCCGTGAACATCACGCAACTTACTTTAACCATCAAAAGCCCATTCTCTGCATCACCAGTTCAGAGGTGCAATACGCACATGGCGTCGAAGGGGCGCAAAGACATTTCAGTGGCGATAGTGTCCACCAAAAGCAAGAATACTTCGCAATCAGAATCATGCAAGGAAAGGTTACCACGAGCGTGGAAAAACCAAGCTTCATATACGTTAGTTCCgtctttccttttattttctttaacagacatatcccccccccatcCCTTTTCTGGTTTTCGCGATATGAATCGCGTGTACAGTACGGCAGGACGCATTCTGTACATACAGTACATACAGTACGCGATGGCGAAAAGACCTCCGTAGTTTTTCTTGCGACTGCTACCTAGAAACAGCTAGCAGTCTGTATATACCACCGTGCTTGATGTTGTGCTTGCGGTTACTTCGTTGACGTGCGTGATGTTTCTGCTGATTTAGCACTTTCGTGTCACAcattttcatgtttttttcGCCCCCATGGGTAAGGTATGCATAGTGGACGGCTGTGAAACATCGCAGCACCACGGCGTCACTATATTTCGGTCCCCACGACGCTAAGCACGAAAgctacgacagtacgtctctgcgcatgagagaaagaaaaggttgttgttggtggtgagagggcacgccgttgtcggcctcacagagttgGGCAATGtcatgactgacgccctgggggaatgtacgtcctgggccgacttctaagttaactgtgccgacatatgtctgaaaggaCATAGGTCGGaaaaagcacgtgacaaagcttTTGTCCTCTGAGAAAGCAGCAATACGGGGGCAGACGGGCCACACTATGGTGAAAAATACGAAGCCACGTGGACCGTTCTTATACCTGCACGAGGGGAAGGGAAAGCTGAGGGTCTCTGCGAAAAGCTGACCTATTTTCATAGCGTATACCTACAAAAGGGAGCCATTGGATTTTTACGCTGCTGGAAGGAGCGGCCAGGAACTGCACAGGACATAGCAACGCACTACAAAATTTGTCCACGTCACCTATCACAGGGATTCCATGATGAAAGTGGGCAATGCTGTTGTGCCATTCTGCTATGAGCTTTCTGTTATTCTATCTGTACCGGTTCTATCTTTGGCTCTGGGCTGAGGTGAGGTTACCTGGATTAGTTAAAACTGACAGCCATAGCAAAATTACTTCATGGTAGGCTGAGGCTTATCTATATTCTAAAATCAAATACCTTGGGATGAATACATCCTTCTAGGCTTCTCTGTGCATGACCTTGGGATAATTGTTGTGTAGCGAACTTCTGAATAGTGAATATCGAACTTGCGAGCAGAGCACTTGAGAAGTAGTGAAGTATCTTCTTtattcgagggggggggggcgaacttATGTTAGAAGTAGCAGAACACATCgagagacgagttcaatttctcctgttttttttcttcttataaacaaacaaacaaaccttgTTGGAAAATAGTTCACACATCCACTCACCTCTTCTTCGGAACTGCCTTCGCTTGTCTGATATCACTTTCGAAGATCGGGTGACTGGGTACGACTTATCTGCTGACGTTTACACGATACAACAGATTTACAAGTAGCCTCAATATTTACCCTTTATTTCACGACGTAATACCATGCATCTGGCGCAGCATGGACGTTACATGCAATTTATGTACAGAGGTGGTGCTCCATAACAGCTGCTTAGCTGCAGAAAAGATCAAAATAAAACGCCGCGTTAGTTAGTGTTCTATGCTATGTACTAAGGCGGCTAGCGCTTTTATTTCTTGAACGGGTACACAACCTTTCCAGCGTAAGACACAGGCGAGTAAGAGTAACCGTAGACTGGAACGCTATACGAGAACTCTTCGTGCGTGGTCACGGCGTTCGGCTCGATTCTGGTGAAGGAGTACCCATTAGGGTGGTTGTTCGTGACGGTGGCTGAGGTGCCGTAAGGTGTAAAAGGTGGAGCAGGAGCGTAAGAAAGAGGCCTGATGAGTCCCTGAACGTAAGTGGGTGATGCAGCTTTGGCTGGTACAGCAGCTGGCGCATACTGCACCAAAGCAGGTGATGCAGCATGCAGGACTGGGGAAGTCTTGGCAACGACTTGGTTAGTGACAACGTGCGGAGCAGCTTGAGCTGGGACGTAAGAAACAGCCTGAACGGCAGTAGCGACGGGAGCAGATGCAGCCAAGGCTACTTGTGAGTGATCAGAGACAAAGGCTGCTGGAGCACCGACTTTGACTAATGCAGCTTGAGGGGCGTACCGAGCATAGTACGCTGGGCCAGCTACCTGAGAGACTGGTGTAGACGCGACATATTGTGAGAGGTGAGCTACCGGGGCAGCAGTATAGCCGTACTGAGCTACAACTGGCGCTTTAGCTACTGCTGTGCTGAAGTAGTGAGGAGCTGCAGCAGTAACGTGGCCATAGTGAGCTACGACCGGAGCTTTGGCTACTGGTGTGGCGACAACATTGTGAACTCCTGGGACTACGTGGGGAGCGACGTACCGGAATGGGGCTGGCCCAGTTACTAGGGAGTGAGGCACTGAAGCCGCACCGGAGACGTAGGAATGTGCAACCGGGACCTGATGACCAGATACCGTGTGGACAGCTGCCTGGACAGCTGGAGCAGTAACAACGCTATGCGCAACAGCAGCTGGAGCTGGAGCACGGGCAGAGACAACATGTGTAACTGCAGCTGGAGCAGCAGCAGAGACAAAATGCGGAACGGCTGCTGGAGCAGGAGCAGAGACAAAAGTATGCGGAACGGCTGCTGGAGCAGGAGCAGAGACAAAAGTATGCGGAACTGCTGCTGGAGCAGGAGCAGAGACAAAAGTATGCGGAACGGCTGCTGGAGCAGGAGCAGAGACAAAAGTATGCGGAACGGCTACTGGCGCAGGAGCAGAGACAAAAGTATGCGGAACGGCTGCTGGAGCAGGAGCAGAGACAAAAGTATGGGGAACGGCCGCTGGAGCAGGAGCAGAGACAACGTGCGCAACGGCAGCAGGAGCTGGAGCAGAGACAACAGTATGCGTAACTGGAGCAGATGCAGGTGCAGGTGCAAAAGAATAAGATGGGCCGGCTGCAACGACAGTGTTGGCAACTGGAGCTGGAGCGGGCACTACGACGTGGGAAGAGGCTGGACGGGCGGCAAAGACGGTGTGGGCCACGGGAGCTTCAGCAGAAACAATCGCCTGGGTGGACTGTGGGCGAGCGGCAGTGAGAAAATGGGAGAGAGCCACTGGGGTCCCTTTAGCTGCAAAGGCAGCAGCAAGAGAGGGACCTGATACAAACGAGTGGGTGACTGGCGCATGGGAAGGCACCAGGCTATGCAGTGGAGTAGCTACCGCATTATGAGCAACTGGTGCCACATGAACCGCTGTGGTGGCCGCTGGGGCAGCGGCGACAACGGGAGCAGATGCTACAACAGCAGGGGCAACACCCACAACGGGCTTGTTAACTGTGGCGGCTGCAGGATCCTTAGGCTCAACGCCAGGCTCGTTAGACTGAATAGCTGCACGGAAGCCGAGGGCGTCGGCTACGTAGTTGACGACGCGCACACGTCCATCAGCGTCGTGCAGACCGTAGGAACCGACTTTATTCCCCAGGGCATCGCCGGACTCCTTGCGGAAGGAACCGCCAGATGTATGGTTCTCTTCGTAGCCAAAGTTGTAGTTGCCAGCATTCTGAAAGGGAGAACGTGGCCATGAGCACTCATTTCATTTGTATTTTCGACTCGCCTGAATTCGACTCGCTTGGATGGCATTTGTAACAGCAGTATGAACCAAAAAGCACGAGTATTTAGCTAGACACGGGAGAATCGTGAGTTCATTCTGGAACAAAGCGAACAGTCATTTCAGTCGGGGATTCTCAAATACAGCACATGAAGTAATTAGAGGACGATGAAAATACCTCTAAAACTTGGCGCACTAAACAATATTTGACCCTTTGATTGACGTCAACAACGAGAATTGACCGAGGCAAACGACGATTAGGGactaataattaataattgggtgtttacgttgcgagacaactgagatcatgagcgacgccacagcggtcggtctgaggattgcttttgcccacctgagggttctttaacgtgcgatgaaagctcatcacacggcaccccgtatttaacgtccctcgcggaagacggcgtgtctaagcaactcgTACCCTACCACCAAGttactggcgtcctcggccgggttcgaacccgcgatctcgggatcagaaggcgaacacgctaccaactgagccaccgaggccgacGATTAGGGACGACGGAGACATTCTTTGAATTCTTTGAATTTGTCTGAATGCTTTGACTGATTAAGAAAAATATTTTTAGGAGCAGCACTGCAAGCAATTACCCCTGGGCTACTCATATAAAAGTAGTTTTGGTGATGCCGCACCCTTACGAGCGGTTTGCCTCGTTGTGACAGCCTGCTGTTCGTGGGGTGGTGCATGTCGTACGAAATTATTCTTCTGGGTCCCACACTGGGTTAAGCTGGTCACAAAGCTTTTAGTAAGGGTACATGAGAGGGTGTAGTTGTGTGCGCTTAAATGTTCTTTGAACGCAAAATGTATTGTCGTGTATTACACTTATTCCATTTCCTGTGGTACCGTTTCGTGACATTTTAAAATTGGTTCGGCTTATGCGTCAGTTGGAACTACCAGGAGTAACAATTTTGCTACATGTTGCTACTATGTTGAAAGCCACAATAACATTTCCATGAAGCTTCAATACGCGGTAAGTACGGGCTAAATTGTAATGTGTTTCGGTATAAACTTGTAATTATATAACATTTAGTATAACGACAGTTCATTTTTTATTTCGCCGCGTGTCCGAAATACCACATTCCACAACGGTCCCAAAAAGCATGCGCGACTCCGAGATTCACacgatgaaaagaaatgaactACTTTcgtttttcaatcaatcaattcttCTTACATGGCCGAATAgcagttctgaggctggaacacaaacAGACGAACGCAACACACAAACCTCGAGGCGCCAGACACAATGAAAgattga
It encodes the following:
- the LOC135399784 gene encoding calphotin-like, producing MKVVILLLCCFLATARGGVVVAPAAQAVLEAGTSVQHHQQDNAGNYNFGYEENHTSGGSFRKESGDALGNKVGSYGLHDADGRVRVVNYVADALGFRAAIQSNEPGVEPKDPAAATVNKPVVGVAPAVVASAPVVAAAPAATTAVHVAPVAHNAVATPLHSLVPSHAPVTHSFVSGPSLAAAFAAKGTPVALSHFLTAARPQSTQAIVSAEAPVAHTVFAARPASSHVVVPAPAPVANTVVAAGPSYSFAPAPASAPVTHTVVSAPAPAAVAHVVSAPAPAAVPHTFVSAPAPAAVPHTFVSAPAPVAVPHTFVSAPAPAAVPHTFVSAPAPAAVPHTFVSAPAPAAVPHTFVSAPAPAAVPHFVSAAAPAAVTHVVSARAPAPAAVAHSVVTAPAVQAAVHTVSGHQVPVAHSYVSGAASVPHSLVTGPAPFRYVAPHVVPGVHNVVATPVAKAPVVAHYGHVTAAAPHYFSTAVAKAPVVAQYGYTAAPVAHLSQYVASTPVSQVAGPAYYARYAPQAALVKVGAPAAFVSDHSQVALAASAPVATAVQAVSYVPAQAAPHVVTNQVVAKTSPVLHAASPALVQYAPAAVPAKAASPTYVQGLIRPLSYAPAPPFTPYGTSATVTNNHPNGYSFTRIEPNAVTTHEEFSYSVPVYGYSYSPVSYAGKVVYPFKK